CAATCCATCACTCGAAAAAGGCTCAAAAGCTCCCCAATCCGTTTGCTTCTTTGTGTCAAGGTTTAAGTAGGCAACTGCCTTCAACTCGATGGAGCACCACACCTTCAATGGTCCAAGGAGTAGCATCTATTGGAATCGAAGCAAAGACATATCACCTAATGATATGATCTATTTTTGAGTTCATACCTTAGTTCGATGAAAACAAAAGGTTTCAAACATTAAGAATTAGGACAACCAATTActttaacaacttttttttatacGCGCTCTCGAAAATatctctcacaattttcaatactGAACAAAAAGTGTTACAATATGCTTCTCTTAAAACACACACGTCCACACATGTAAGAGTTCAAGTCCGAGCGTTGAACTATGTTATGTTACCAATATAATGATTTGACCCATTATCGGGCTCAAGCCCTTGGTCTAATGGATTCCAACCCACTTTTTAACCGTTTCACTTTCAATtccaatctaaaaaaaaaagttataaaccCAAACAAAAGATCAAAACCAGAACAAAACCTAAACCCTTAAAAGATCCGTCGCACATTAAACTGTTGAAATTACATGTCGCTGATGCATCCTTGTCTCGACCACATATTCAGCCACTCCTTGATGCAAGGTCTTCGAACTTAGccgtatttttttttatgtataaataaagaaaggaagGCATTTGTCTCGCCCAACCTGATTCGAACCAACCAACTGGAGGCACCAGCCCACTAGGTTCATTCCTTACCCCTTCgaccccctccctccctctttcattTCCGTCGTCCTCCCGAGGCGCCGTTATCGCAGGTCGGCGTCTCTGGTTCCTGTGGAGGCGTTCGAGGGTTTTTGTGAGGTTTTTGATCTGTGGGGTTTAGGGCTCTCTTGAGGTTCCGCTTCTAAAGAGTTTAGGGTTGGTGCCGTCGGATCGAAGATGCAGAACGATGAGGTCATATGGCATATCATTCGTCACAAGCACTGTAGCTTCATGGCCAAGTGAGCTCTTATCTCCGTCTCTCACTTCCTTTTTCAGTTTTCGTTTTGCTGGGGTTTGGTTTTTTTTGCTGGTGGTTGAGGTTTCGGGTTTGGTAATGGCAGAACGACTACGCAGAATTTCTGCAGGAATCAGTATAATGTCACCGGTCTCTGCAACCGGAGCTCTTGCCCTCTCGCCAATAGTCGCTATGCCACAATCCTCGAGCACGACGGTAAGCTCTCCTCTCTTGAACCCCTAATTCTCCAACTCCTCCCCCATTTAtgctctttgttttctctcaGAGTGTTAGCTGATTCTAGGTTAGAGAAGTAAAGGAAACTAGTTCTGTTAAATGCTAAAAAATAAGACGGAAGAACCCTAATTGGATGGGTTAGATTTCACGTTGTTTATGATTGACAGGACCACATATTGATGGCTCTTGTTGTAGTTCACGAACACTTTGTAATTCTGAAGGGAATTAATGGGAATTTTTTTATTCACTGTTTCCTTGATGGTCTCATCTGTATCAGTAGATTTGAATTCCAGGATTGTTTATTTCTAATAGACACTTAGGCCCGTTAAGCAGTTTGCAGCAAAAATTTTGACCTTTTGTTTAACTTAAAAACATACTTTCTGTAACTGTAGTCCttcaagaatttgaatttgTACTTATTTCCTTTGACGGCAAGCTTACAGTGTAGGGTACCATTTCTGCATCTCTCATTTTTAGTTCTAGGCTCTATTTTCTCAGTAGGGTACCTCTAACTGACTGGAATGGGATAATATCTTTCCAACTAAGAATCCATCTTTTGATAACATTGGTGATGTAATCAAATCAACATTTTGATGCAAGCTCATAATTTGGTGAATGCTTGTTTGTGATTGTTGAAAGTGTGGATGATCTATGTCACGTTTGTCTTGCTGCTTGAACTTTTTGATACTCGTGTAGGAATCCTGTACTTGTACATGAAAACGATTGAGAGAGCGCACATGCCAAACAAATTGTGGGAGAGGGTGAAACTACCCAGAAACTATGAGAAAGCACTTGAAACCATCGATAAACATCTGGTAAATCTATCTCGTACACTGTAATGGCTTAATTATATAtcgttttttcagttttctcgGTTTGTTCTATACTAAAGGCAgtacctttttgtttttatattggcAGCAATTCTGGCCTAAGTTTCTTGTGCATAAAAATAAGCAACGACTCACAAAGTTAACACAATATCTTATTCGTCGGAGGAAGCTTGCACTTAAAGTGAGGTACTGGTTGAATTCTTGATCACATTATAGTGTCGAGCAATGCAgactatttttattttatatgatgATATTATgaaatattcttgttttttaatttctcaaaattcaCCTCACTGTGCAGTGCCCTTGCCAACTCATATTTACCTTATCTGTGTTTTACATTTATGTTGTGCTGAGATAGTGCTCATACATTTCCTTTTGTTGCTTTCACAGGGAAAAGATAATGACAATGCctacaaaacagaaaaagagggAGGCTAGAAGAGAGGCAAAAGCTGAAATTGCTGCAGTTTTGGACAAGGCGTGTAATTTGTGAAGCCATATAAGCATTTGTACAGAGCTTGTTTTATATTCTATACTCCATAGCTTCCATTAATATATTTCAATATTCTCCTATTTCTTCAGGCAATTGAAAAAGAACTGCTGCAACGTATAAAGAGTGGAACATATGGTGATATATACAATTACCCTGTCAAAGAAtatgaaaaggttcttgaaatGGAAGAATTGCAGGCTGCTGATGATGCTGATGAAGACGCTGCTGAGGTGAGTTTCTAAGAACTTCTGTACAATCCTGAGGTAGCCTTGCTGCTTACTATCATGATGAAATATTTCAAATGCTTATAAATTTCTTTGCTTGATTGGAGCAGAAGGATGACATAGAATATGTTGAGGCTGATATAGATGAACTAGAAGATATGGAAGACTTTGAAAGCACACCATGGAATGATGAAgacatggaaaatgaaaatgctgCTGGTAAAACTTCAGCTGAATATATGGCTATTTCCTAATATTTGGGCTTCTGCTGTGTATTATTCCTGATGAAAGATTGCACCTTAAATAGTTGAAGTTATATCCTTAGATCATGATGTAGGTGAGACTGATGAAGATGATGCTGAAATGGTTTCTGATGATGAAACACATACAAAGAGATTGCGTAAAGACTCAGGCGTTGATTCAAAGAAGGCTCAGACAGGCGatggaaaatggaaaatcaaaagaaagtcGAAAGTACATGTTGAGGTAAGATATCAGCTTCAGAATGTCTGTATGTTTTTGGGTCCCAAAGGGAGACTCCCATAAAAATCCTTTGATTGGCTACATCAGCTTGCATGTCACCTGAATGTGACATAGCAATATAGTATAGTCAACCATAATTTGGTTGGCTACCTTTGCATGGATTCTAGTGCTAACCAACCCTTAAGAATTGGTCTCTCCCACCTTGTTATAACGGTGGGAAACAGCCAAAGCTGGCCTGGGTGCTCTTTTGTCTCATACACCTGAGTTGCATAGTCAAGGTTCACTTCCTTCCTTTCCATGCTATCTGAAAAGGCCAAGTTTGGCAATCTTTTCTTAGCTCAAAGGGGCCTTCTTCGTTAGCTCCTCACATTAATGCCTTTGCATATAATTCATTCTCCTTGCCTGCTATAACTTTAGTCTTTAGGTAATTTGACAGTTGTGGTGGGTGGTGCAGTTTGAAGTTGTGTTCTATATGATGAAAAACGAAACTATTCCCCCATAAAACTAGTTTAAAAGGTGTAATTGCCATATTAGATGTAACTTATAATATGACCCGTTATTGTACTTACTGTAACTTGCATAACTcattgaaaacataaaaaggtGCCAATTTTTTTGCTGaacataaagttttttttttttttttttgggtgagcgagaggtgTTAACCCCCACCGCCCAAgcaaggcccgaaggcccccccattccccctgcctccggggtcctgagctgcgtcggtgtcagcgatagcaacggtgcacccgtCAGCTTGGAtgccgcgccctaccgccttaagacacaggaacatagcgcccacgggaatcgaactagagacctgccttaataCAGGCCCCTAGCTCGACCAGCTACCCAATTTTTTTGCTGAACATAAAGTTATATAAATTTATTAATACTCAATTTTAAGTTAAGGTGACAAGCATTCTTGCATATTTAAACAAGCTAATGTTGATTCAACAAATTATagcttttatgatttttcttatGAGACCTAGCATCTGtgctaaaaaaatttcaaactttatgaCCATTAAGTTTTTTAAAGACTCCAGAGAGTAAGTCTTACATGACAAAAACTTTCCTTTTTAACACTTATTTAAGCATTGGAGTAATTTGAGTGTTTTTCCGATTATTTCTTATGTAAGTCATGCATTCTTGTCAcgagggaaagggagagggagggaaccCAAGGATCCCTTTTTCTGTAGGTAACACATgcttgttattttcttattcttatgcaatatatgtttttcaataaagagatttttcctattttgttaattttttcttattattctgtattttattattttgaatttttaatgttataaAAATTGCAGATTTGTACATCATATTACATTATATTACCTATGCAACTTTGGACCCAATTGATAGGGTTTACATTACCATTTCACGACATTAGTTTGAAGTACCATAAGACTTTCACAGGCTTATGTACTGGAAGGGTTCATTACTCTCTCCTGTGCATAAGAGAATCAGAATCTTGGTAGTTGTCTTTGAGCAGTTATTTTAGGAAAACTCTTGGCGTAAATGCAGGAAATGAAAAGCTTGTATGCAATGGAGTCTGATAATTCTGTTGAAACGAGTTGGCAGCCTAGAGAGAGTTCCAGAAGTGGCTGGAGGCTAACCTGTCCATGTCAATGTGGGACAACCCAGTTTTGACACTGAATTGGACAAAATACACGAAATTTAGAGGATTAGATCCAGTAATAGGATGTCTATGGCTAACGGATACATAGCTTGATCCAAATTATAAGAAATCTTCTGTAATTGATTAATAGAAATAGGACAAGGAAGGGATCTTTTTACCCCTACCAAGTTGATCTTATTGCCCCAAACAACAACCTGATAAAGGGACACTTGTATGATTGCGTGCATGGGGCTAGATCAATAATTGATTATTGTTTCTTGGTGTTTTAAATtaaccatgtttttttatgatgtttTAAGATGGTCGTTCTTTAAGTTGCCTGCCAGTTCTTCTAGGTAGACCTTTAGCCTAACAATGTCAAGCTTGGGTTTCTTTATGTCTGAACTCTGAATTGTTTGAAACACAGGTCTTTGGAGAGTCTGTaacattgttttttcttcagCGATTTCTCTGCATGGTGAATTTATGTGTCTGTAATTTGTATACTCTGTCAACAGGTGGAGTATGAAGGAGACGCTGAAGGCCAAAAGCAAACGGTCCAGCTCTGAGGTAATGGAAGAATGCAGTTTTGAAGATTTTGGCTGCAGCATGCACGTTTTGTTAGGTCTGTGCATCTTGTGGGGTGCAACGGCAAAGGCTAGTGCGACCATGTATGGCCAGAGTTCTTTGGCGAGAAGAATGTGCCTGCTAGATACTTGAGGCCATCTAGAGCATTTTATGTTAAGGGAAATTAATGAGAAAAGGTTGAGTTTCTTGCTATCTCTATTAGAATCTTTTGCTGTGTCAAACCTTTATTGCTGTTGGCATCATCAGAAAAGTAGTATTTAGCCGACGAAAGTTGGGGGGGTCGGTGGAAGTAGGAAGAATGGTTTTTTTTCCCCACTCTTAGACAAGCATAGATCTGTTGTAGGGGGTGGAATAAGATTGGTGGCTGGTTGGGTTTCATTGTCATAACGGGTGGATGTCGCTTAAATGTCACAGGGCTTATAAGAAAATACGTGTGAAACTTGTTAATTTGCGTCCAGGTAGTTGTCTCACTGTGTCGTCCTTCTAAAGCATGGTGCTTTGTCCTAGCGTTGTCCTTTTTAAACTGTGGGGCTCCCCTAGTATTTACCTTCCTATTAATTGGTTGATCCATGAAAGGTTTTTCATCGTTACTTTTTATACTTATCATCGTTACTTTTTATACTTACTCTTTATTGATGCTGTAAGAAACTTGTCTACACGTTTTTCTAGTGTTATTGCTACTCGATCTAATCAAAGAAAGTCTAATGCAGATCAAAGTCTATGTATGAGTAAGGGGATAAAATTGTCAAGTCACAGGGTGGGTTGTGTTACACCACCATTGGCTGTACTTGTTTTGGTGCCATTTTAATTCACCTTTGAATCAGACACTAATCGGAATTTTTGTGGCTTTGGttgtgtttttcatttattggGCCGTTCGAGGCCGTTCTTTCGATTGTAggtaggggcggagggaagggggagggGGGGCCAGccaatgaaaaatttgttttttatattgaaatatttttaattacgtaatgtattttttgtattaaaattcagTTTAACCCTACCTAAATCCGGAGATCCGACTGTCGGCccatttctaaaaaaaatcttggttcCGCCCTTGATTGTAggagaaattttttcattgcaTATTCTCGATGGAAGGTTTTTCCTTCAATCCTGGTGATCTTCATTTTGGTTTTGTGGACGGGTTTTTTAAAACTTTCGATCCGAGTTGTGaatattgacttttttttttctttaaatagaGAATGAAGAGACTGCAACATTTCATCCAAGACAACCTTGGCAATGTTTGTTAAATGTATTATTGAGGTA
This window of the Nymphaea colorata isolate Beijing-Zhang1983 chromosome 2, ASM883128v2, whole genome shotgun sequence genome carries:
- the LOC116247131 gene encoding uncharacterized protein LOC116247131, which encodes MQNDEVIWHIIRHKHCSFMAKTTTQNFCRNQYNVTGLCNRSSCPLANSRYATILEHDGILYLYMKTIERAHMPNKLWERVKLPRNYEKALETIDKHLQFWPKFLVHKNKQRLTKLTQYLIRRRKLALKVREKIMTMPTKQKKREARREAKAEIAAVLDKAIEKELLQRIKSGTYGDIYNYPVKEYEKVLEMEELQAADDADEDAAEKDDIEYVEADIDELEDMEDFESTPWNDEDMENENAAGETDEDDAEMVSDDETHTKRLRKDSGVDSKKAQTGDGKWKIKRKSKVHVEVEYEGDAEGQKQTVQL